From the Micromonospora echinospora genome, the window GGCGGCCAGCCGCTCGGCCTCGGTGACGGTGAGCGCACGGGCCGGGTCCGGCGGGTCGGGTCGCCAGCTGAGCAGCCCGGCGACCAGGGCTGCGGCGGTGACGAGGGCCACCGCGCCGAGCCCGACCAGGAGGGTGCGCCGCCGGGGTGCCCGGTCGCCGCCGGCCGGCCCGGCGAGATCCGTCCGGGCGGGGCCGTCCCGGTCGCCGGGAGCGTCGGGATCGACGTCGCCGGGGTCGTCCGGACCCGTGTCGTCGGTCCGTTTCGCCTCGCCGGGAGCGTCCGGATCCGCCTCGCCGGGAGCGTCCGGATCCGCCTCGCCGGGAGCGTCCGGATCCGCCTCGCCCGGAACGTCCGGACCCGCGTCGCCGGGGACGTTCGGATCCGCGTCGCCCGGGGCGGGCGCGGGCCCGGATCCCGGGGCGGGCGATGTCTCCACGAGTGGTTGAACGCCTCGACCGGGCTGGGGTGACGAGCAGGGCGCTCGCGGCGGCCGGTCTGCGCGCTCGGCGCGACCGCGTCCGGGGGCGCACGCCGGTCGACCCGGGTGCCGCGACCCCTGCGCCGGGCGGGTCGGCCGACGAGGGCCGGGCCCCGGCCCGGTCGGCCGCCGCGAGCGGCCTACGGTGCACACCTTAGCGTGGTGAGATGTAGCCCACAATCAGAATATCGAAGCTGGTCAGGGCACCTCCCGTGGTACGGGTCGGAGTGTCAGACCGGCGGCGTACCGTGGGGGTCATGGCGCTCGACATCCCCCGTCTCGACGGACGTTTCCAGGTCGTCAGCGAGTTCCAGCCGGCCGGCGACCAGCCCGCCGCCATCGACGACCTGGAGCGGCGCGTCCGCCGGGGCGACCGGAACACCGTGCTGCTCGGCGCGACCGGCACCGGCAAGAGCGCCACCACCGCCTGGCTGGTCGAGCGGCTGCAACGGCCGACCCTGGTCCTCGCCCCCAACAAGACCCTCTGTGCCCAGCTGGCCAAGGAGTTCAGCGAGCTGCTCCCGCACAACGCGGTCGAGTACTTCGTCTCCTACTACGACTACTACCAGCCCGAGGCGTACATCCCGCAGACCGACACCTACATCGAGAAGGACTCCTCGATCAACGAGGAGGTCGAGCGGCTGCGCCACTCGGCGACGATGTCCCTGCTCACCCGTCGGGACGTGATCGTGGTGGCCACGGTCTCGGCGATCTACGGCCTGGGCACCCCGGAGGAGTACCTCGACCAGGCCGTCCGGGTCACCGTGGGGCAGGAGGTCGACCGTGACCGGCTCCTGCGGCATCTGGTCGAGATCCAGTACACCCGCAACGACATGGCCTTCCAGCGGGGCACGTTCCGGGTCCGGGGCGACACGCTGGAGATCATCCCGGCGTACGAGGAGATGGCGCTGCGGATCGAGCTCTTCGGCGACGAGGTGGAGAAGCTCTACTACCTCAACCCGGTCACCGGCGACGTGGTGCGTGAGGTACCCCAGTTCCTGATCTTCCCGGCCTCGCACTACGCCGCCGGCGCGGAGCGGATGGAGCGGGCCATCGGCGACATCGAGGCGGAGCTGGCCGAGCGTCTCGCCGAGCTGGACCGGCAGGGCAAGCTGCTGGAGGCGCAGCGGCTGCGGATGCGCACCACCTACGACATCGAGATGATGCGGCAGGTCGGCTTCTGCTCCGGCATCGAGAACTACTCCATGCACATCGACGGCCGGCTGCCGGGGAGCCCGCCGCACTGCCTGCTCGACTACTTCCCCGACGACTTCCTCACCGTCGTCGACGAGTCGCACGTGACGATCCCGCAGATCGGCGGCATGTACGAGGGCGACGCCTCGCGCAAGCGGATGCTGATCGACCACGGCTTCCGGCTGCCCAGCGCGGCCGACAACCGGCCGCTGCGCTTCGACGAGTTCCTGGAGCGGGTGGGCCAGATGGTGTTCCTCTCCGCCACCCCGGGCCCCTGGGAGATGGAGCAGGCGCAGGGCGAGTACGTCGAGCAGGTGATCCGCCCGACCGGCCTGGTCGACCCGGAGGTCGTGGTCAAGCCCACCAAGGGGCAGATCGACGACCTGATGCACGAGATCCGGCTGCGGACCGAACGCGACGAGCGGGTGCTGGTCACCACGTTGACCAAGAAGATGGCCGAGGACCTCTCCGACTACCTCCTGGAGAACGGCATCCGGGTGCGCTACCTGCACTCCGAGGTCGACACGCTGCGCCGGGTGGAGCTGCTGCGCGAGCTGCGCAAGGGCGAGTACGACGTCCTGGTCGGCATCAACCTGCTCCGGGAGGGCCTCGACCTGCCCGAGGTGTCCCTGGTGGCGATCCTCGACGCCGACAAGGAGGGCTTCCTGCGCAGCGGCCGGTCGCTGATCCAGACCATCGGCCGGGCGGCCCGGAACGTCTCCGGCCAGGTGCACATGTACGCCGACAAGATCACCCCCTCGATGGCCGAGGCGATCGACGAGACCAACCGGCGGCGGGCCAAGCAGATCGCGCACAACGAGGCCCACGGGATCAGCCCCGAGCCGCTGCGCAAGAAGATCCACGACATCCTGGACGACATCTACCGTGAGGCGGAGGACACCGAGACCGACAACCGGGTCGGTGGCGCGGTGCGGCAGCTCTCCCGGGGCAAGGCCCCGGTCAAGGAGACCCGGAGCCGGGCCCGGACGACCGCCGGCCCCTCCCGGGAGGGCATGGCCCGCGCCGACCTGGCCCAGCTCATCCAGGAACTCAACGACCAGATGCTCGCCGCCGCCCGGGAGTTGCAGTTCGAGCTGGCCGCCCGCATCCGTGACGAGGTCGCCGAGCTAAAAAAGGAGCTGCGGGGGATGGACGCGGCCGGGGTGAAGTGACGTCCCGCTGACGGGCACGCGCTGGTTCGCCATCTCCGACACCGACCACGGATCGCGGGGCCACACCGCACCGGACCCGGCCGGCACGGTGTG encodes:
- the uvrB gene encoding excinuclease ABC subunit UvrB, which translates into the protein MALDIPRLDGRFQVVSEFQPAGDQPAAIDDLERRVRRGDRNTVLLGATGTGKSATTAWLVERLQRPTLVLAPNKTLCAQLAKEFSELLPHNAVEYFVSYYDYYQPEAYIPQTDTYIEKDSSINEEVERLRHSATMSLLTRRDVIVVATVSAIYGLGTPEEYLDQAVRVTVGQEVDRDRLLRHLVEIQYTRNDMAFQRGTFRVRGDTLEIIPAYEEMALRIELFGDEVEKLYYLNPVTGDVVREVPQFLIFPASHYAAGAERMERAIGDIEAELAERLAELDRQGKLLEAQRLRMRTTYDIEMMRQVGFCSGIENYSMHIDGRLPGSPPHCLLDYFPDDFLTVVDESHVTIPQIGGMYEGDASRKRMLIDHGFRLPSAADNRPLRFDEFLERVGQMVFLSATPGPWEMEQAQGEYVEQVIRPTGLVDPEVVVKPTKGQIDDLMHEIRLRTERDERVLVTTLTKKMAEDLSDYLLENGIRVRYLHSEVDTLRRVELLRELRKGEYDVLVGINLLREGLDLPEVSLVAILDADKEGFLRSGRSLIQTIGRAARNVSGQVHMYADKITPSMAEAIDETNRRRAKQIAHNEAHGISPEPLRKKIHDILDDIYREAEDTETDNRVGGAVRQLSRGKAPVKETRSRARTTAGPSREGMARADLAQLIQELNDQMLAAARELQFELAARIRDEVAELKKELRGMDAAGVK